The Aspergillus chevalieri M1 DNA, chromosome 5, nearly complete sequence genome includes a region encoding these proteins:
- the PPP2R5D gene encoding protein phosphatase 2A regulatory subunit RTS1 (BUSCO:EOG09261T98;~COG:T;~EggNog:ENOG410PFJ3;~InterPro:IPR016024,IPR011989,IPR002554;~PFAM:PF01603;~go_component: GO:0000159 - protein phosphatase type 2A complex [Evidence IEA];~go_function: GO:0019888 - protein phosphatase regulator activity [Evidence IEA];~go_process: GO:0007165 - signal transduction [Evidence IEA]), translating into MKGFRQRVHEQLSRAKDNKSSKKKDSNQSRDQAALGISQSASPNHGTPTSSTTSVNDTKGRSPDNAAQGLYPPGAPGSHYLPQGGQPGNNGPATPTKQGGAPSVVISPSAPHAPPPGAAETMPGDLAPPRKSNVFDRLQTTPKDMSEGIRTPKRQHSSRFDISDQRQRELEKLPGFHEVPPNRRQDLFMQKIDQCNIIFDFNDPTADMKSKEIKRLALHELLDYVANNRSVITEPMYPRVVEMFAKNLFRPIPPPLTPQGEAFDPEEDEPVLEVAWPHIQVVYEFFLRFIESQDFNTNVAKAYIDHHFVLQLLELFDSEDPRERDFLKTTLHRIYGKFLNLRSYIRRSINNVFFQFTYETERFNGIAELLEILGSIINGFALPLKEEHKLFLTRVLIPLHKVKSLSMYHPQLAYCIVQFLEKDSSLTDEVVCGLLRYWPKVNSTKEVMFLNEVEDIFEVMDPAEFVKVQEPLFQQLAKSVASPHFQVAERALYFWNNEYFCNLVSDNVEVILPIMFAPLYENSKGHWNRTIHSMVYNAMKMFMEINPQLFDECSHEYNERMNTAEQREQARQDRWAKLAEQAKDRKNGVAPPPSNTGEIPLQIDEVDAIAQDTQNRLKLQDESGSTPERKPTSRRRRGSLDGSSRRRRSGSGSEIRPRIFDRRRSTGSGIAVQFPTRSNSTKS; encoded by the exons ATGAAGGGCTTCAGACAGAGAGTG CATGAGCAGTTGTCGCGGGCGAAAGACAACAAATcgtcgaagaagaaggattcCAACCAGTCTCGAGACCAAGCAGCGCTCGGAATCTCCCAATCTGCATCTCCAAACCATGGCACTCCTACATCCTCAACGACTTCGGTAAATGATACAAAGGGAAGGTCGCCAGATAATGCTGCGCAGGGACTATACCCGCCGGGAGCTCCTGGGTCGCATTATCTTCCCCAGGGAGGCCAGCCGGGGAATAATGGCCCCGCAACCCCAACCAAACAGGGTGGTGCTCCCAGTGTGGTCATCAGCCCCAGTGCACCG CACGCACCTCCGCCAGGTGCGGCCGAGACCATGCCGGGAGATCTGGCACCTCCCCGGAAATCCAACGTTTTTGATCGCCTCCAGACAACGCCCAAGGACATGTCGGAAGGGATTAGGACCCCCAAGCGCCAGCACTCGTCGCGATTCGACATCTCCGACCAGCGCCAgagggagttggagaagTTGCCGGGATTCCACGAAGTGCCTCCCAATCGTCGCCAGGATCTCTTTATGCAGAAGATCGATCAATGCAATATCATTTTCGACTTCAATGACCCGACCGCCGATATGAAATCCAAAGAAATCAAGAGATTGGCGCTCCACGAGCTCTTAGACTACGTCGCCAATAACCGTTCGGTGATTACGGAACCAATGTACCCCCGGGTTGTCGAAATGTTTGCCAAGAACCTTTTCCGTCCTATTCCACCGCCCTTGACGCCTCAAGGGGAGGCTTTTGATCCCGAGGAGGACGAGCCGGTGTTGGAAGTCGCATGGCCCCATATCCAAGTTGTCTATGAGTTCTTTTTGCGGTTCATCGAGAGTCAAGATTTCAACACCAATGTTGCCAAGGCGTACATAGACCACCATTTTGTGCTTCAG TTGCTTGAACTATTCGACTCGGAAGACCCTCGTGAACGCGATTTCCTCAAGACCACCTTGCATCGGATCTACGGTAAATTCTTGAACTTGCGGTCATACATCCGACGGTCGATCAACAACGTCTTCTTCCAATTCACCTATGAAACCGAGCGGTTCAATGGTATtgcagagttgttggaaatcCTGGGCTCCATCATCAACGGTTTCGCCTTGCCTCTTAAGGAGGAGCACAAACTCTTCTTGACAAGAGTGTTGATTCCTCTCCACAAGGTCAAGAGTCTCAGTATGTATCATCCGCAGCTGGCATACTGTATCGTGCAATTCCTTGAAAAGGACTCGTCATTGACAGATGAG GTTGTCTGTGGCTTGCTGCGCTACTGGCCCAAGGTCAACAGCACCAAGGAAGTCATGTTCCTGAACGAAGTGGAGGACATCTTCGAGGTGATGGACCCAGCAGAGTTCGTCAAGGTCCAGGAACCCTTGTTCCAACAATTGGCCAAATCGGTTGCTAGTCCCCACTTCCAGGTCGCGGAACGCGCTCTTTACTTCTGGAACAACGAGTATTTCTGTAACTTGGTCAGTGACAATGTTGAAGTCATCTTGCCTATAATGTTCGCGCCATTATACGAAAACTCCAAGGGTCACTGGAATAG GACGATCCACAGTATGGTGTACAACGCCATGAAGATGTTCATGGAAATCAACCCACAGCTCTTCGATGAATGTTCCCATGAGTATAATGAGCGGATGAATACCGCCGAACAGCGCGAGCAGGCTCGACAGGACCGTTGGGCAAAACTTGCTGAGCAGGCCAAAGATCGGAAGAATGGCGTCGCCCCACCACCGTCCAACACTGGAGAGATCCCACTCCAAATCGACGAGGTTGACGCGATCGCTCAAGATACTCAGAACCGTCTGAAATTGCAGGATGAATCGGGCTCGACTCCAGAGCGCAAGCCAACCTCG AGACGTCGCCGCGGCTCCCTCGATGGTTCTTCTCGGAGGCGGCGAAGTGGTAGCGGCAGTGAGATTCGACCACGCATCTTTGATCGACGACGGTCGACTGGTTCCGGTATCGCCGTACAGTTTCCGACGCGAAGCAATTCTACCAAGAGTTAA
- the TFC1 gene encoding transcription factor TFIIIC subunit TFC1 (BUSCO:EOG09263GSR;~COG:K;~EggNog:ENOG410PKPW;~InterPro:IPR019136,IPR042536,IPR041499,IPR040454;~PFAM:PF17682,PF09734;~go_component: GO:0000127 - transcription factor TFIIIC complex [Evidence IEA];~go_process: GO:0006384 - transcription initiation from RNA polymerase III promoter [Evidence IEA]), with amino-acid sequence MTDEQRTAPFYTIPPHHIVSIEHPGIIRNVDKAVDTLEGNAGISKIINSSRTDIRANLNLRPEDAMSRPLQSTGSQTNNVLLKVTVPRWTGRRRKRGTEEPFKEAHHPSEDDVCPRRSARDLRRSLEDNVGRYRAEPVGMVNRTHVFRGMPDFVWSTSSSEFTNRFRDQILSFDYIKMKQFDINMSKGAISNVDIIPPPSYSHGDIPFNYFYRQNPTVRQSLDQTGKPTTINTSSATKIATHLVPYDIQTVPQAPHPGCPPISTLEPVLQETISVLESLFSTRPAWTRRGLRNSLTKLEQRHALKYAVPYVGYIFRSGPWRDAIVKHGHDPRSSPDYRIYQTAMFRLLPRDPEVARDGGGSANTLTDTTGTTTTGSGGHGGMKSNRRHTHTRYSDVVAINPFANPSSRTTLSADNTFTTTTPVPAETTHIFTGTPPLHHDGRMWMFCDIADPLLRNFLFPPNPSDPTKPPPGFLRETCEPVTDGWYGTGTMAKAKAIMRAKILALTENRITDDEAEFGRILAFPDHVNEENLNEDVLKFSCEGEEVSSREMQMATDIRAAIRGAVSWRAVVSRRGSVDGKGGEAGKKVQWEDEGEGEGDEGSEGEEVEMQNQEGEDEDENQDGDDTDQDEDDEMDEGS; translated from the exons ATGACAGACGAGCAAAGAACAGCCCCATTTTATACAATCCCACCCCACCATATAGTCAGCATCGAGCATCCGGGTATAATTCGCAATGTCGATAAAGCAGTCGATACGCTCGAGGGCAACGCGGGCATTTCCAAG ATTATAAACTCCTCAAGGACTGATATAAGAGCCAATTTGAACCTCCGCCCAGAAGATGCCATGTCCAGGCCTTTGCAGTCGACTGGTTCTCAGACGAACAATGTCCTGCTCAAGGTGACTGTTCCGAGGTGGACGGGACGGAGACGGAAGAGGGGGACTGAGGAGCCGTTTAAGGAGGCACATCATCCATCTGAGGATGATGTATGTCCAAGACGTAGTGCGAGAGACTTGAGGAGAAGCTTAGAGGATAATGTTGGGAGATATCGGGCTGAGCCGGTGGGGATGGTGAATCGGACGCATGTGTTTCGAG GAATGCCGGATTTCGTGTGGTCGACATCGTCCAGCGAATTTACCAATCGGTTCCGTGATCAAATCTTGTCGTTCGACT ATATAAAAATGAAACAATTCGACATCAACATGTCCAAGGGTGCCATCTCCAACGTGGACATcataccaccaccatctTACAGCCACGGGGACATCCCATTCAACTACTT TTACCGCCAGAACCCAACCGTTAGACAATCTCTCGACCAAACTGGCAAACCAACAACAATCAACACCTCCTCCGCCACAAAAATCGCAACCCACCTCGTCCCTTACGACATCCAAACAGTCCCCCAAGCCCCCCACCCCGGCTGTCCCCCAATCTCAACTCTCGAGCCAGTTCTTCAAGAAACCATCTCAGTTCTCGAATCCCTCTTCAGCACAAGACCAGCCTGGACAAGACGCGGCCTCCGCAACTCCCTCACCAAGCTCGAGCAAAGACACGCCCTGAAATACGCAGTTCCCTACGTCGGCTACATCTTCCGCTCAGGACCATGGCGCGACGCGATCGTCAAACATGGCCACGACCCGCGCTCCTCTCCAGACTACCGCATCTACCAAACAGCCATGTTCCGCCTCCTGCCCCGTGACCCTGAAGTCGCGCGTGACGGCGGCGGAAGCGCCAACACCCTTACAGACACCACAGGCACTACGACAACTGGTAGTGGCGGACACGGCGGCATGAAATCTAACCGCCGCCACACTCACACCCGCTACTCCGACGTCGTCGCCATAAACCCTTTCGCAAACCCATCCTCCAGAACAACACTCTCCGCAGATAACACCTTCACAACAACTACCCCCGTCCCCGCCGAAACAACACATATCTTTACAGGCACCCCGCCTCTCCATCACGACGGCCGAATGTGGATGTTCTGCGACATCGCAGACCCCCTGCTCCGAAACTTCCTCTTCCCGCCAAACCCGTCTGACCCAACAAAGCCACCCCCAGGCTTCCTCAGGGAGACATGCGAACCGGTTACAGACGGGTGGTACGGGACTGGTACGATGGCGAAAGCGAAGGCTATAATGCGTGCCAAGATCCTGGCTCTAACTGAGAACCGGATTACGGATGATGAGGCTGAGTTTGGAAGGATTCTTGCGTTTCCAGATCATGTGAACGAGGAgaatttgaatgaggacgtTTTGAAATTCTCGTGTGAAGGGGAAGAAGTTAGTTCGAGGGAGATGCAGATGGCTACTGATATTAGGGCTGCGATTAGGGGTGCTGTTAGTTGGAGGGCTGTTGTTAGTCGGCGTGGGAGTGTTGATGGAAAGGGCGGGGAGGCCGGGAAGAAAGTGCAGTGGGAGGATGAGGGTGAGGGTGAGGGTGATGAAGGGAgtgagggggaggaggttgAGATGCAGAATCAAGAgggcgaggatgaggatgagaacCAGGACGGGGATGATACGGATcaagatgaggatgacgagATGGATGAGGGATCTTGA
- a CDS encoding uncharacterized protein (COG:S;~EggNog:ENOG410PP3M): MAAVTMSTPARQPFASLDAPRLRALAKSRMNIRNQQNGAIIITGKRKPLGDIDTENIDPTLNLSSKRKRGSDEDDDLSSKKTSISTAPSKPLKTSRFALKTIETSPAPRISSTPQPSTPKSAPSLKPAGRSPQSLKSICKPFARRSNITKGTRPEPTSRKSVSRPFSIATALSNGKSQKTIAPSTPFTKTPVPASWSFDIYVDSEEEEMTNLMQHSTGVLDISDSEAKQETSSGRGKENVPPAELGIELAPAAPQQESPAAATRKSVMMEESRAPLGELNAADYYGADCHAFSYAVVWDEEEETDVENVPVPVQMRKLSASRGSTKPARSTKLSSVSSISSIEPTASKDESAKSEPSEAGIEIYESESAAEEESA; this comes from the exons ATGGCGGCTGTCACCATGTCTACTCCTGCACGCCAACCGTTTGCCAGCTTGGACGCGCCTCGTCTGCGCGCCCTGGCCAAATCTCGCATGAACATCCGCAATCAACAAAACG gtgccatcatcatcaccggcAAAAGAAAGCCCCTGGGCGACATTGACACTGAAAACATCGACCCGACTCTCAACCTCTCCTCCAAACGCAAGCGCGGATCcgacgaagacgatgacCTGTCCAGCAAGAAGACCTCCATCTCCACCGCTCCCTCCAAGCCTCTCAAGACCTCTCGATTCGCATTGAAGACTATCGAAACTAGTCCTGCCCCTCGCATCTCGTCCACTCCCCAGCCGTCTACTCCGAAGTCCGCTCCCAGCCTCAAACCTGCCGGTCGCTCGCCCCAATCCCTCAAGTCCATCTGCAAACCGTTTGCTCGGAGGTCGAATATCACCAAGGGGACTCGTCCTGAGCCTACAAGTCGGAAGAGTGTTAGCCGGCCATTCTCGATTGCGACGGCCCTGTCGAATGGAAAGTCCCAGAAGACCATTGCTCCCTCCACTCCCTTTACCAAGACACCTGTCCCGGCCTCCTGGTCCTTTGATATCTACGTCGACtctgaagaagaggaaatgaCCAACCTCATGCAACACTCTACCGGTGTCCTTGATATCAGCGACAGCGAAGCCAAGCAAGAGACATCATCCGGTCGCGGGAAGGAGAACGTTCCGCCCGCTGAGCTGGGCATTGAATTGGCTCCTGCTGCACCTCAACAGGAGTCGCCTGCCGCGGCTACTCGCAAGTCTGTCATGATGGAGGAATCGCGTGCTCCGCTTGGTGAGCTCAATGCTGCTGATTACTATGGTGCTGACTGCCATGCGTTTTCCTACGCCGTGGTTtgggatgaggaagaagagactGATGTTGAGAACGTTCCCGTTCCCGTGCAGATGCGCAAGTTGTCTGCATCTCGTGGGAGCACCAAGCCTGCTCGCAGCACCAAGCTGTCTTCCGTCTCGTCTATCTCTTCTATTGAGCCTACTGCTTCGAAAGACGAGTCTGCCAAGAGTGAGCCGTCAGAGGCTGGGATTGAGATCTATGAGAGCGAGAGTGCTGCTGAGGAGGAATCCGCATAA
- a CDS encoding ribokinase (COG:G;~EggNog:ENOG410PI1D;~InterPro:IPR029056,IPR011877,IPR011611,IPR002139, IPR002173;~PFAM:PF00294;~go_function: GO:0004747 - ribokinase activity [Evidence IEA];~go_function: GO:0016301 - kinase activity [Evidence IEA];~go_function: GO:0016773 - phosphotransferase activity, alcohol group as acceptor [Evidence IEA];~go_process: GO:0006014 - D-ribose metabolic process [Evidence IEA]), whose product MPPLIRVIGSLNVDMVSVTPRFPSPGETITASSYFMSAGGKGANQAVACGRTSRPKPTSPNTPSTPSTPIDIEMVGAVGALDGHFDALLKPTLEKSGVDTSRVRIIPDAYTGVAVIIVDESAGGENRICFSPGANYKGMQPVPEVLGSGLAAPVPDVIVLQGEIPKQSLIGTLLEIGAFKQRNRKEGKQGIEIGPDIVFNPAPAPPGGLRPEDGMYYVDHLIMNETEAEIMSPSEKELGSHACIGEDRKKNIAGFFHGYGTRYVIITLGSKGSWYSACRPGAGGPANGVDRFIGEIPADKVSKVLDTTAAGDTFVGAYAVEIARWREARRAAGKAGVDITEGEMKERYETVTEQAMRLATKAAARCVERQGAMDSIPWEDEL is encoded by the coding sequence atgCCCCCTCTAATCCGCGTCATCGGCTCGCTCAACGTCGACATGGTCTCAGTAACCCCCCGCTTCCCCTCCCCCGGCGAAACCATAACAGCATCCTCCTACTTCATGTCCGCCGGCGGCAAAGGTGCAAATCAAGCCGTTGCATGCGGCCGCACCTCCCGCCCCAAGCCCACCTCCCCCAATACCCCCTCCACACCCAGCACGCCGATCGATATTGAAATGGTAGGCGCAGTCGGAGCACTAGACGGCCACTTCGACGCCCTCTTGAAACCTACGCTCGAGAAATCGGGGGTTGATACGTCGCGGGTACGGATTATTCCTGATGCGTATACGGGTGTTGCGGTGATCATCGTGGATGAGTCGGCTGGGGGCGAGAATCGGATTTGTTTCTCGCCTGGTGCGAACTATAAGGGTATGCAGCCTGTTCCGGAGGTGCTGGGGTCGGGTCTTGCGGCTCCCGTGCCGGATGTTATTGTGCTGCAGGGTGAGATTCCGAAGCAATCGTTGATTGGGACGTTGCTTGAGATTGGCGCATTCAAGCAGAGAAATCGTAAAGAGGGGAAGCAGGGGATCGAGATTGGTCCGGATATCGTGTTTAACCCGGCGCCCGCGCCTCCAGGGGGTTTGCGGCCGGAAGACGGGATGTATTATGTGGATCACCTTATCATGAACGAGACGGAGGCGGAAATAATGAGTCCATCGGAAAAGGAACTGGGATCGCATGCCTGTATCGGTGAGGAcagaaagaagaatattgcGGGCTTTTTTCACGGATATGGCACGAGATACGTTATCATCACGCTTGGTTCGAAGGGCTCCTGGTACAGCGCCTGCCGACCCGGCGCCGGCGGTCCCGCAAACGGGGTGGACAGATTCATTGGCGAGATTCCGGCGGATAAGGTGTCCAAGGTGCTTGATACGACGGCCGCGGGGGATACGTTCGTGGGTGCGTATGCGGTGGAGATTGCGCGGTGGCGTGAGGCGAGGAGGGCTGCTGGAAAGGCTGGAGTTGATATCACGGAGGGTGAGATGAAGGAACGGTATGAGACTGTGACGGAACAGGCTATGAGATTGGCGACAAAAGCAGCGGCGCGGTGTGTTGAGAGACAAGGGGCTATGGATAGCATTCCTTGGGAGGATGAGCTCTGA
- the MCM5 gene encoding MCM DNA helicase complex subunit MCM5 (COG:L;~EggNog:ENOG410PGAC;~InterPro:IPR012340,IPR027417,IPR001208,IPR041562, IPR027925,IPR033762,IPR031327,IPR008048,IPR018525;~PFAM:PF00493,PF17855,PF17207,PF14551;~go_component: GO:0005634 - nucleus [Evidence IEA];~go_component: GO:0042555 - MCM complex [Evidence IEA];~go_function: GO:0003677 - DNA binding [Evidence IEA];~go_function: GO:0003688 - DNA replication origin binding [Evidence IEA];~go_function: GO:0005524 - ATP binding [Evidence IEA];~go_process: GO:0006260 - DNA replication [Evidence IEA];~go_process: GO:0006270 - DNA replication initiation [Evidence IEA];~go_process: GO:0032508 - DNA duplex unwinding [Evidence IEA]), translated as MDRRTPYTLSVLPPSEEVGEDSRTHIQARLREFVLEFQLDNAFIYRDQLRQNALVKQYYCDIDIAHLISYNEELAHKLTTEPADIIPLFEGALKQCTQRIVFPSQRDIVLPSHQLLLHSSATHISIRDLNATNISHLVRIPGIVIGASTISSKATIVHIRCKNCDHAENIPVDGGFSGLSLPRTCGRKQQPGDEPGDRCPLDPYVVAHEKCQFVDQQVLKLQEAPDQVPVGELPRHVLISADRYLANRVVPGSRCSVMGIFSIYQAKGGKKDAAVAIRNPYLRAVGISSDLDHTAKGSAVFSEEEEQEFLELSRRPDLYDALARSVAPSIYGNLDIKKSIVCLLMGGSKKILPDGMRLRGDINVMLLGDPGTAKSQLLKFTEKVSPISIYTSGKGSSAAGLTASVQRDAATREFYLEGGAMVLADGGVVCIDEFDKMRDEDRVAIHEAMEQQTISIAKAGITTILNSRTSVLAAANPIFGRYDDLKTPGENIDFQTTILSRFDMIFIVRDDHDRRRDENIARHVMGVHMHGRGMEEQAEAEIPLDTMKRYISYCKTRCAPRLSPEAAEKLSSHFVSIRKQVHRAELDANARSQIPITVRQLEAIVRISESLAKLQLSPVATEAHVDEAIRLFLASTMDAITQGEGQGSKEMMEEVGKIEDELKRRLPIGWSTSLATLRREFVDGRGYTEQALNRAIVVLQRRDTLQIRSGGSQVYRHGV; from the exons ATGGATAGACGCACTCCCTATACCTTGAGCGTGCTACCGCCCAGTGAGGAGGTTGGCGAAGACTCTCGCACCCACATTCAAGCCCGACTGCGGGAGTTTGTGCTGGAATTCCAGCTGGACAACGCCTTTATTTACCG AGACCAGCTTCGACAGAATGCCTTGGTGAAGCAATACTACTGCGACATTGATATCGCACACTTGATTTCGTATAACGAAGAGCTGGCCCACAAACTCACGACGGAGCCCGCAGACATCATCCCTCTG TTCGAAGGAGCCCTCAAGCAGTGCACACAACGGATTGTGTTCCCGTCCCAAAGAGACATTGTCCTCCCGTCGCATCAACTGCTCTTGCACTCGTCCGCAACACACATCTCGATCCGTGATCTCAATGCCACCAACATTTCTCATCTTGTCCGTATTCCCGGTATCGTCATCGGAGCCTCGACTATTTCGTCGAAAGCAACAATCGTCCACATCCGGTGCAAGAACTGTGACCATGCCGAAAATATTCCAGTTGATGGCGGATTCTCCGGCCTCTCGCTACCCAGAACCTGTGGTCGTAAACAACAACCTGGGGACGAACCAGGAGACAGATGTCCGTTGGATCCTTATGTGGTTGCACACGAGAAGTGTCAATTCGTCGACCAACAGGTTCTTAAACTCCAAGAAGCTCCCGACCAAGTCCCTGTCGGAGAACTCCCCAGGCATGTGCTCATCTCTGCGGATCGCTACCTGGCCAACCGGGTTGTGCCAGGATCTCGTTGCTCAGTGATGGGTATTTTCTCGATCTACCAAGCCAAGGGCGGCAAGAAAGACGCCGCAGTTGCCATTCGCAACCCATACCTCCGTGCCGTTGGTATCAGCAGCGATTTAGATCACACTGCGAAGGGCAGTGCTGTTTTttcggaagaagaagagcaggagtTTTTGGAATTGAGCCGTCGACCGGATCTGTACGACGCCTTGGCCCGGAGTGTCGCTCCCTCGATTTACGGTAACCTGGATATCAAAAAGTCTATTGTTTGTTTGCTTATGGGCGGTTCGAAGAAGATTCTCCCTGATGGAATGAGACTTCGTGGAGATATCAACGTCATGCTTCTTGGTGACCCCGGTACCGCCAAGTCTCAATTGCTGAAGTTTACCGAAAAGGTATCGCCAATTTCCATCTATACTTCCGGTAAGGGTTCGTCTGCGGCTGGTTTGACCGCGTCGGTGCAACGAGATGCCGCCACACGCGAGTTCTACCTCGAAGGAGGTGCAATGGTCCTGGCAGATGGTGGTGTCGTCTGTATTGATGAGTTCGACAAGATGAGGGACGAGGACCGAGTCGCTATCCACGAAGCTATGGAACAGCAGACCATTTCCATCGCCAAGGCAGGTATCACCACTATCCTCAACTCGAGAACGTCCGTCCTGGCCGCCGCAAACCCTATCTTCGGTCGATACGACGATCTGAAAACACCCGGCGAGAATATTGACTTCCAAACCACCATCCTGTCTCGTTTCGATATGATCTTCATTGTCCGGGATGACCACGACCGCAGACGTGATGAAAACATTGCACGCCACGTAATGGGTGTGCACATGCACGGTAGAGGTATGGAGGAACAGGCTGAGGCTGAAATCCCGTTGGACACTATGAAGAGATACATCAGCTATTGCAAAAC TCGATGTGCCCCTCGCCTTTCCCCCGAAGCCGCAGAAAAACTGTCCTCCCACTTTGTCTCCATCCGCAAGCAAGTCCACCGTGCCGAACTCGACGCCAATGCTCGTTCTCAAATCCCTATCACCGTCCGTCAGCTTGAAGCCATCGTCCGTATCTCCGAGTCCCTCGCAAAGCTGCAACTATCGCCAGTCGCCACCGAAGCCCACGTTGACGAGGCCATCCGGCTCTTCCTGGCGTCGACCATGGATGCTATCACGCAGGGTGAGGGACAGGGTAGCAAGGAGATGATGGAGGAAGTTGGCAAGATTGAAGACGAGCTCAAGCGCCGTCTGCCTATTGGCTGGAGTACCAGCTTGGCTACTCTGCGCCGTGAATTTGTCGACGGGAGAGGATATACCGAGCAAGCTTTGAACAGAGCGATAGTGGTCCTCCAGCGGAGAGATACCTTACAGATTCGGTCTGGAGGGTCGCAGGTTTACCGACATGGTGTTTAg